One Triticum dicoccoides isolate Atlit2015 ecotype Zavitan chromosome 5B, WEW_v2.0, whole genome shotgun sequence genomic window carries:
- the LOC119305078 gene encoding uncharacterized protein LOC119305078, producing MGAGVERSNNKRTMAADPISRVDPLAKKKKVVDLGSDSDEDLPNPSQWAGVNPDSFSDDYLAMMEKARLDEESAPRPVKIATLDYYKPPTRFHTVGLFPVCRSGSKAVLHAAKFLLGVSSSLDGRPLRRCSGLWVDWDVWKKTGLVLTTAQLIRTKDAPYSVWSGGEEYATDADVTVHLLNGTSAKGQLVYLQPHYDLAFLTVQVDQPINVPSLNEKNVKFAQEVFWFRRDNSLDLRITYARAEYLNPTMFERHHNVYFRSPDVHGDDNEYDNGGAVIDLGGEVVGMVNVPK from the exons atgggtgcgggTGTGGAGAGATCCAACAACAAAAGAACCATGGCGGCCGACCCGATCAGTCGAGTCGATCCCTtggcgaagaagaagaaggtggtggatctggggagcgacagcgacgaggACTTGCCTAATCCGTCACAATGGGCGGGTGTTAATCCCGATTCCTTCAGCGATGACTACTTGGCCATGATGGAAAAGGCCAGACTCGACGAAGAATCAG CTCCCCGCCCTGTGAAAATTGCTACGCTCGACTACTACAAACCTCCCACCAGGTTTCACACCGTCGGGCTTTTCCCCGTTTGTCGATCCGGAAGCAAGGCGGTACTCCACGCCGCGAAATTTCTTCTAGGGGTTTCATCCTCTCTCG ATGGTAGGCCGCTAAGACGGTGCTCTGGCCTCTGGGTCGATTGGGATGTGTGGAAGAAAACTGGCCTTGTTTTGACAACTGCGCAGCTGATTCGCACAAAGGATGCTCCTTACAGTGTCTGGTCAGGGGGTGAAGAGTATGCTACAGATGCTGAT GTCACTGTTCATTTGCTAAATGGCACCAGTGCAAAGGGCCAGCTGGTGTATCTCCAGCCCCACTACGATCTCGCTTTCCTGACCGTTCAGGTGGATCAACCAATCAACGTACCATCTTTGAATGAAAAAAATGTAAAATTTGCTCAAGAGGTTTTTTGGTTCAGAAGAGACAATTCCTTGGATCTAAGGATAACATATGCTAGGGCAGAATATTTGAATCCAACCATGTTTGAGCGGCATCACAATGTATATTTCCGTTCTCCAGATGTCCATGGCGATGATAATGAG TATGACAATGGGGGGGCAGTTATTGACTTGGGTGGAGAAGTTGTCGGAATGGTCAACGTCCCTAAGTGA